AATCTCAATTTTTGATATCTCATTTGAAACATGTTTAGCAAGGTCATTAAAGAAAATTTTTGCCTTGGCCTTCGACTTTTTGACACCAGACATGGGCAAATAATCAGGATCACCACTAACATATCTTATAAGATATAAAATTTCTTTATTTTTATTGATCTCAATTATAGAGGTTAGTATTTTAAGCCAAACATTTGGCTTAACAGGAAAATTTTCTCTATCTCCATATATCTCTAAAAGAACATCGTATAGATTTCTCCAAATAGAAATATCTCTAATAGAATATATACACTCCAAAAAATCTTTAATATCATCAAGAATCACGCCACAATTAACAGAACTAAATCTTGGTTTATATACAAAGTCATCTTCCGGAAATAAATTATCAAAATTTTTCACAATTGAATAATATTGATATGAAACTAAATCAAAAAAGATATCTAAAGCTCCACAAGTCTCATCTATCAACCTGATTTGCTCCTGAGTTACGTTCTTCAACAAATAATTCAAATTATTATCCAAATTCTTAGACATATCAGGCGTAAAATTAACTACATCATTAGCTGAAAAAGAATAAATACATTCCAAAGCTTGCCTTTGATTATCACTCAAATACTTTTCAACAACAAAGTGAATTATTTTATTTGAATTTCGATATCTCTGTGCAAAAAACTTAAAAGGAATAAAAGCCTTATAAAGATTATAAATAAACTTAGCAAATTGAGGCAAAGCCTGAATCTTCGAAGCATTAAAAAAACTACTTATCTTACTTAGATTATTTTTAACTTCTCTAAGTCTTCTTTGCTTCACTTGTTCAGGAGTAAGCTCTCGACTAAAGATAGAAAACAAAAAATCAACCAAACCCAAACTCGTGTACTCTCCTTTAAGACTAAAATCCAGAGTTTTCAAAGATACCTAAAATTATAAAATAACTATAAGAATTATACATAATTTATTGTAAAATAAAAGGAAAAGAACAAATATTTTTTTATGTACATAAAGAAGCTAGTTTTAATCATAATTTTTACATTGATTTTTAGTTGCTCACAAGATGATGCCATCACCATATTAACTGATAATCAAATTATTCCGTTTTATATAAACCAATTCAATATCCAAAATAAAGAAAGCTTTATCATTAAATATAAAGAGCATATTAACATGCAAACGATTAATGAAGAGAATGTGCAAATAATTATATCAAAAAATATAGATAACATAAATATAACTAAAAACTTAAAAAACATCCAAAAATATTATTATCCAGACTATCCAATACTGAATAATATATCGGGAAAGTTTGCATACAGAATTGCCCCCTTAAGCTTTGATATTCCAATATTAATGTATAAAAAAGAGTATGATATACAAAAATATATTGATGTACAAAATATAAAGGAAATATATAAAAGCTTTCAAAAGAAGAAAAAAATTTTTATCTCTCCATATATCTCTGAAAATCTACTTTACACAATATCTGAAATCAATGACATAAACTTTTACTTTAGTAACAACAGACCATCATATGATGAAAAAAAAATGTCAAATATGATAAATCATTTTAAATCTTTCATGGATGTAAATGAACTCAAACTACACAAAAGCTTCACGGAAAAATATAAATATCTAACTCTAGAAAAAATATTGCTTCAAAATAAAACTATTTTAATTGCAGGCTTAACTAACTTAACATATTACAACAGCTTAAACAAAGATATAAGAGACAAAATCAATTTTTCATACCTAACAAATAACGAAAAAAAGTCGTTGGTATGCAACATAAACTTTATTGGAGTTAAAGAAATATCAAAATCTATAGAGAAATTTATCCAATGGATACTGAACCAAGAAGTACAAAAATCCCTAATTAAACTTAAAGAAAAAGCAAAATTCAACGAATATTTTGGATTTGCAAATGGATTTACACCTTATAAAAGTCTTAACTTAAAATTAAAACATATAATAAAAGAAATACCTTCATTTATTGTAGATGAAAATTATCTGAACAAAAATTCGTATATACTAAATACAGAACAAATAACCAAAGAAAATCGCATGATCAATGAATTATTTCTATTAAACCCATAAACAAATAAATATTATACTTCTTGATAATTAACTCGCATTATATACAATATAATACAAAACAAGATAGCAAAAATAAGAATAAAAGATATGTATATATTAACAGATATCTGAATCAAGAGAGCTATCAAAATAAATAATAAGTAATTCATAAAAAGTGAAACGATAACTGAAAAAATAGCTATTATTAAGGATATAAGGAATATCACAATTTTTGAATCAAATTCAAAATTAACCTTAGAAGCCACAGCAATAAACAAAACACCCAAAAAAACTAGTAAAATAGGAGTCATCATTAAAAAAAGACTTGAAGAAAAAATATTTATCAGCCCGAAGCTAAACATTTCAACTTGGCTGAAAGCATTTAAAAGAACTTGAATGGGCAGAAAAATACCACCCTTAACAGAATTTGCAAATAAACGCAAGTTATTAACATCCTTATTAATATTAACGATATTTGGATCACTTAAGTCAAAGTTAATAAGCGATACGATAACCTTAGTAGCAGTAATATCACTATTTTCATTCTTCTTATCTAAAACATTTTGATAAACACTATTACCCTTAAGACTAGCAAATGGCACTTTAATGTGCAATATAATATTTCCTGAGTTATCAAACCTAATAAGCTCAAAATTTTTAATCATCTTAACATAAGAAGAAACAGTATTGACAACCTTTTGCATATAAATATAATCATATGTTTCATTACTAGAATCACGTTGAAATAAAAATATATCGTTAATACCATAATGCTCATAATACTTTTCAATTTCATCAAAAAAGAAATACTCTCCTTTCAGTTTTTCTAAAGATTTATTCTTATAACTCAAAATCTCATTATCATTCGGAAATAAATTATGAAGCTTTAAAAAGCCATAATACGCAGGTTTAAATTTTTCTGTATTAAAATATAAAAAATTTTTTTGTTTTTCTCCAAAAACTAAAGATTTCTTTTCGATTTCGACATTTTTATATTCACGAATAGACTTAAAAGTCAAATCTAGAAGTGCAACAAATTCATCATCTTTAGTAGCAACAAATCCCACATAAGCAAAATAATTAGCTGTAGAATAATCACCTTTATCAATAAATTCATTCACAATATCTTGAAAATCTTTCTTCGTTAGACTTTTAATAAGATACGTTTTAAAAGTCTTTCTAACTTTTTCTAAATCAACATCATAGATAGGCATCCTATCATATTCAGATCTAGCCAAATAATAATTAATTGAAAGCTCATCATTATCAGAAATAAGTCTCATCTTTTCATACATTCTAAGCAATTCGTCAAGGTACTTTCTTTTCTGCTTCAAAATTTCTATTAATTCATCTACATCTAACATCTTATTTGAAGCTGATAAATTTATATCTATGCTTTTAAGCTTACTGTCTATTTCACTCACCTGATCTGAAAGAAAATTATACCTCTCATAGTTATATTCATATTCACTTCTTTGAGAAAGAATATAAGACATAATAGAGTTAAAAATAAACATAAAAACAATACCTATTACAAAAAATAGAAATACAAATGGATAGAGTTTTTTAAATAAATATCCTCTATATTCCCTCAGATAAAGTCGTGTTTCATTCTTAGCTAAAAAAATAAAATAAACTAAAATAAAAAAAACAAAAAATCCATTAAAATAATGATAAAAACTTAAAACAGTATCAAAAAATTTAGCTACCAATATATGCTTGTCTAAATAATTCATCCCAAAGAAATATGTATAACAAAAAATAAAGCCAATAAATAAAAATAAAAAAATAAAAAAATTACTTAAAAATGCATACAATTCTCTTTTCATATCCAACAAATTAGTTTAATGCAAACTATTATCAAATCCTTCACTTATCTTAACATACTCGGAAATAAAACTAACTAAATAAGTAGAAAAGAAAGTAAGTAGACAAAAAATAAAAGGAATATAATTAGAGAGTACATTTTCTCCCATCATCAAATCCAAACTTCTAGGAAATTCGATCGCATAAATGTTATAAACCCTAAAAAACAGTATAATAAAAATAGGATAAAGAAATAAAGACAGACCACCTGAAAATATAAAGTTAAAAAGATAAAGAAATGAAAATAAAAGTAAAGCAAATCCAAATATGTTCAAGATCAAACTAAAAGATGATAAAGAAAACAAAAAATCATTTAAAGCATCCAAATCATTAAAAACATAACTACTTATATCAGTATATAACTTCTGCGCAAAAAACACATTTTCATTAAAATGCATAATATCAGATTCAGAAAAACCCGAATTATACGAAAAGGTTTTAAAATCTTCATCATAAAACTTACTATCTTCAACTTTTAGAATACCTCTAAACCCAAACAATTTAGCATTATCACTATGAAAAAATATCTTATCATCAAAAAAATGCACTACCCCATCTTTAATATTTTTTTCATCTCTACTATAAAAGTCCAAAAAAACAGAATTAAGATTAGCAGACACCAAGAATCCAAAATACGCCAACAGCAATATAAAAATAAAAATGACACCATACATAACCCTGGATACACGTAACGTTTCCACATTAAAAGGATAAGCAATTCTCATGAAAGTAATAACTAAAGATAAAGGAAAGGCATAAAGATAAGCCTCATAATAAAGCTCAAAACTCATAATAGAAAAATTCACATATAACAACTTATATCTTAAGTAAGAGGTACAAATAAAAATTAAGGCAAAGAACAAAAATATAGAAATGAATCTACAGGATATTAAGAAAATAAACCTTACAACAGTCAACATAATAACCTACACGTTATAAACAATCTAAGACTTTCCCATAGATAAAACTTCCTTCATTTTCTGCTTAGCCTCTTCAAAGCTGATTTGCAGTGCCAAACTAATTTCATGCTGCAAAATTAATTCAAAATCATTTAAAATCCTTTTCTCATAGAAAGGCAATTCTTTTTGCATAGATTTTGTATATAAGAACTTATACAATTTAGCAGTATTTAATATATCACTTTGTTTATAAAAATCATGGCTACCATCCTTTATCTTCTTTTGATCTATTTGACCTTCAAAGTCTTTAATGATATCAAAAACTTCTTTTATCTTTTCCTTGCTAACTAAAGCCCTAATTCCAAGATCATCTGCTCTAGAAACTGGAACCATGAAAGTCATTTCATTGAATGGAAAATATATTTCATAATAATCAATAAACTCACCATTAAATTCTTTATTTTGGATATTTTTTATTTTTCCTACTCCTTGCATTGGATATACTACAGCTTGATCTAATACAAACGCCATTTTTTTACCTCATATAAATTTTACCATTGCTTAAAACTAAAAGAAATCACAAAAATACACTTAAATTAGTTCTAATACCAAATTTATTTACATAAAACATATTTTCAAGATAATCATCGCTGCAAAAACTGACTATCATACTAGGAGTAAGTTTATTAATATTAGCAAAAAACATTTCCTTGTTTCTCTTAATAGCTTTCAAATCATAGTAACCAATAAAGTTAATCTCTTTATGTGACTCTTTTAATCTTAAAAAATTTTTCTTAGAAATTACCTTATCTTTATCAATAATATAACACGTTTTATATGTATTTTCCAATACACTCATTAAAACAAGCAAAATCGAATTCGAATTATAGCAACCAACATCTACTCTTTTAAAAAATTTACAAAGAGATCTTAACAAAACAGAATTTGAAAAAACAAGTGAAGCACTCCTAACAAGATTTCGAAACTTTTTAAAAATCAAAAATTTTATTAAAGACTTACAATCAATAAAAATAACCATTGAATGATATGGATGGGACACAAGATATTCAAATCGAGTGATCAATTTATCACTATTTTTAAATACATCTATTGGAACTCCAAAAAAATAAATCCTATCTGGTTTTGAATATATGTCTTTTAAATTAGCCACTTTTACCCTCTAATAATAATTTAAAATGAGCAAGTGAATAAACAATAGCCGTATCTGCTCTTAAAATTGGAGTATTAAATCTTACAAACTTAAAATTTAGTTTTTTAAATAAATTTACTTCTGATTTTGAGAAACACCCCTCAGGACCTACCAAAATCCCAATCTTACCAAAAGTACCAAGATCATCACCACAACGTAGCAAAACACCTTCCTTGTGAGCAACATAATAATCTACAGATGAGGAATAAGGAATGCTAAAAAAATCCTTGTAAAAATTGATGCCAGGCACTCGAGTATTGCCACTTTGCTTTAAAGCTTCATCAATCAATTTTAAAAACCTTGAACTTTTAAATTCCAAATTATCCATATCAATTCTAGCAACAGAATTATCAGCATTAACAATATTGATCTGATCTACTCCAATTTCAACAACTTGTCTTAAACTTAAATCCAATTTCCTACCCTTAAGGTTGGATATAAACATATTTATTTCAAAATCACGTTTGTTAAGCTTCTCCACTCTAAGAGTAGAAAGCCTAACAACATTATTATTTATACTAGAAATCTCAGCAAATCTTACTTCCTTGCCCTTTAAAAGAACGCTTAATGTATCGCCTACCTTAAATCTTCTTACATCAACAAGGTAATGATACATCTTAAAATCATCAATAATGATATCATCATCAAATAGACAACTATCATCTAAGACTATTTGCTTCACAGATCAATTTTTATCCTATTGGCAAGATATTCACAAGCAGCTCTTAAGGACTTATCATAATGTAAATTATAAATTGGCATTTCATTATGGGTGTCTTGATAAAATTGTAAAAACACATAACGCCCTAAAATATCTCTGTCTATATTGTAAGATGGATATTCCTTAATAACTTTATCAACAAAAGCATCTATCTCATCCTCAGTAATTGACTCTTTATCTTTCCTGCCATTTAAGAAATTTTCTATTAACTTCTTATCAACAATTTGCTTGTATGCTGCAATTTCAGCTTCAGAAAACTCTCTCTCTCTAACCTCTAAATCAGGCTTAATCCCAATATTATGAATACTCTGCCCAGAGGGAGTATAGTATTTTGAATTTGTAATCTTAAATCCCCCGGTATAGAAAGGCAATATACGTTGAATCACTCCTTTGCCGTAAGATTTTTCCCCTATAACATAAGCTCTTTGGTTATCTTTTAAGGCTCCCACTAGAATTTCCGACGCTGATGCTGAGTATCTATCAATTAAAACAACAACTGGCATATCCAAAGGTACTATATGTGAAGAACTAGCCTTATACTCTATAGGGATCTTAGAATCTCTTGCCTTCGTTGACACAATAACTCCTTCAGCCAAAATATCATCTGCTATCTCTATTGCATCCTTCATATAACCGCCAGTATTAAACCGTAGATCTATAATTAAAGATTTGATGTTTTGAGAATGCAATTTCTCAAACGCTTTTTCAAAATATATATTAGTATTTGGATTAAAACTTAGTATCTTAATATACCCAACGTCTCTATTAATAATGTCATGCTTAACAGTCTGGATATCTACTTTTTCCCTAACAAGTTCAAATTCAAGTTTTAAATCTTTGTCTCTTAAAACAGAAATCTTAACTTTGGTACCTGCTTTTCCTTTTAAAAGTTCACTAATTTGTTCTATTGTCATTAAAGAAGTACTCTTGCCATCAACAGACATAATGTAATCACCAGATTTCACTCCGGCCTTATAAGCAGGTCCCTCTTCAAAAGCAGTAACAACCATAACGTAGGAAACATCAGAAACACCATTACCAGATTTAACAGAAAGATTCTTTTTAACGATAGCAACTCCAATCCCAACATAATTTCCTTCTGTGGTCTTTGAAAGTTCTAACAAATCTTCTTTTGTCAAATACTGAGAATAAGGATCATTTAATGCCTTAAACATACCCTTTAAAGCCCCTTCAAAAATAGCTTCATCATCAACAGTCTCAACATAAGTTCTCTTAATAAAAGAGAAAGCTTCCATCATCATCTGACCATAATCTGACTCAGACATCTTTCCTTTAGCTAAATCTGATCGTGCAAAAATAGACTCTACAATGACTGCAGAACTGATCATTAAAGCTAATACAAAATATACAAATACTAAAGATTTCTTTTTCATTGAATAATTCCTACAAAAATAAAACTTGATTTTATCTCCATAATATAATATTTTAAGATTATGTTAAAGGCAAATAACACAAAAACAACAAGAATAATTACAGGCCTTATCGCTGTTTTACAAATAGTATCAAGCATATTGATATTAACAGCATTATTTATATTTGCTGAAAGAACAATACCAATACAAAGCCATTCTATCAGGCTAATGATAGCATTCATCATATTTTCGCCAGAATTATGCGTATCAATGCTCACAATACACTATGTAAGTTATGAACAATTTAAAATACTTCATAACTTAATTACTATAACAAAAACTTTTCAAATAATAATGAGTATTTTGCTTATTATACTAGGACTAAGCTTGGACTTAATAAAATTATTGCACATACACCAACTATGGTTCCTTATTCTTTTAGTAATAATAATAACATACGCTATATTTAACACAATGATTTTAATTTTAATCAAAGTAAAAAACAAAATAATGGAGTAAAGGTTTGATTATCATTCCTATAGCTAGTGGAAAAGGAGGTGTTGGAAAATCTATATTTTCGACAAATATTGCAATTTGCCTTGCAAATGAAAGGAAAAAAGTCCTACTCGTAGATCTTGATCTTGGCGGTTCAAATTTACACTCTATGCTAAATATCACTCCTAAGAAAAGTATTGGTACTTTCCTTAAAACAAAAATCCCATTCAAGGATGTAATAATTGAATCAGGAATAAAGAATTTAAGCTTTATCGCAGGAGATTCAGATATCCCCGAACTTGCAAATATAGGAATTTTTCAAAAGAAAAAAATAATAAATAACTTAAAAAATTTAAGTTATGATTACCTAATAATTGACCTTG
The DNA window shown above is from Borrelia anserina Es and carries:
- a CDS encoding membrane protein: MKRELYAFLSNFFIFLFLFIGFIFCYTYFFGMNYLDKHILVAKFFDTVLSFYHYFNGFFVFFILVYFIFLAKNETRLYLREYRGYLFKKLYPFVFLFFVIGIVFMFIFNSIMSYILSQRSEYEYNYERYNFLSDQVSEIDSKLKSIDINLSASNKMLDVDELIEILKQKRKYLDELLRMYEKMRLISDNDELSINYYLARSEYDRMPIYDVDLEKVRKTFKTYLIKSLTKKDFQDIVNEFIDKGDYSTANYFAYVGFVATKDDEFVALLDLTFKSIREYKNVEIEKKSLVFGEKQKNFLYFNTEKFKPAYYGFLKLHNLFPNDNEILSYKNKSLEKLKGEYFFFDEIEKYYEHYGINDIFLFQRDSSNETYDYIYMQKVVNTVSSYVKMIKNFELIRFDNSGNIILHIKVPFASLKGNSVYQNVLDKKNENSDITATKVIVSLINFDLSDPNIVNINKDVNNLRLFANSVKGGIFLPIQVLLNAFSQVEMFSFGLINIFSSSLFLMMTPILLVFLGVLFIAVASKVNFEFDSKIVIFLISLIIAIFSVIVSLFMNYLLFILIALLIQISVNIYISFILIFAILFCIILYIMRVNYQEV
- a CDS encoding 16S rRNA (uracil(1498)-N(3))-methyltransferase, yielding MKQIVLDDSCLFDDDIIIDDFKMYHYLVDVRRFKVGDTLSVLLKGKEVRFAEISSINNNVVRLSTLRVEKLNKRDFEINMFISNLKGRKLDLSLRQVVEIGVDQINIVNADNSVARIDMDNLEFKSSRFLKLIDEALKQSGNTRVPGINFYKDFFSIPYSSSVDYYVAHKEGVLLRCGDDLGTFGKIGILVGPEGCFSKSEVNLFKKLNFKFVRFNTPILRADTAIVYSLAHFKLLLEGKSG
- a CDS encoding CarD family transcriptional regulator, which gives rise to MAFVLDQAVVYPMQGVGKIKNIQNKEFNGEFIDYYEIYFPFNEMTFMVPVSRADDLGIRALVSKEKIKEVFDIIKDFEGQIDQKKIKDGSHDFYKQSDILNTAKLYKFLYTKSMQKELPFYEKRILNDFELILQHEISLALQISFEEAKQKMKEVLSMGKS
- a CDS encoding S41 family peptidase — encoded protein: MKKKSLVFVYFVLALMISSAVIVESIFARSDLAKGKMSESDYGQMMMEAFSFIKRTYVETVDDEAIFEGALKGMFKALNDPYSQYLTKEDLLELSKTTEGNYVGIGVAIVKKNLSVKSGNGVSDVSYVMVVTAFEEGPAYKAGVKSGDYIMSVDGKSTSLMTIEQISELLKGKAGTKVKISVLRDKDLKLEFELVREKVDIQTVKHDIINRDVGYIKILSFNPNTNIYFEKAFEKLHSQNIKSLIIDLRFNTGGYMKDAIEIADDILAEGVIVSTKARDSKIPIEYKASSSHIVPLDMPVVVLIDRYSASASEILVGALKDNQRAYVIGEKSYGKGVIQRILPFYTGGFKITNSKYYTPSGQSIHNIGIKPDLEVREREFSEAEIAAYKQIVDKKLIENFLNGRKDKESITEDEIDAFVDKVIKEYPSYNIDRDILGRYVFLQFYQDTHNEMPIYNLHYDKSLRAACEYLANRIKIDL